One genomic region from Knoellia sp. p5-6-4 encodes:
- a CDS encoding muconolactone Delta-isomerase family protein gives MLFAVRMDVTLPADLDPEVRADTLARERAHSQDLQLAGEWVHNGRCVGQYSHLGIFDVRGNERLHEILWNLPLFPHLEIDVTPLAQHPSDIATAAA, from the coding sequence ATGCTGTTCGCCGTGAGGATGGATGTGACCCTGCCTGCCGACCTCGACCCCGAGGTGCGGGCCGACACGCTGGCCCGCGAGAGGGCCCACTCGCAGGACCTCCAGTTGGCCGGCGAGTGGGTGCACAACGGGCGGTGCGTGGGGCAGTACTCCCACCTCGGCATCTTCGACGTGCGCGGCAACGAGCGGCTCCACGAGATCCTCTGGAACCTGCCCCTGTTCCCGCACCTGGAGATCGACGTGACGCCACTGGCCCAGCACCCCTCCGACATCGCGACGGCGGCGGCATGA
- a CDS encoding VWA domain-containing protein, protein MAEVHAPDELLLGFARALRAAGVPVTADRERTYLEAVAEVGLQDRAATFWAGRACLCGSPDDLERYDQVYAAWFGGRPGATGTAPPRARRTVTVAGLGESTRSGGGPSEDEDVVRALASATEVLRHRDVATLSPRQRAELHALFARLHPRSPRRRAHRHEPWRRGTVDARRTLRTQLRRMGEPGSVRWRRRGHRARRVVLLIDVSGSMSPYADALLRLAHTYAAAGLEVEVFTMGTRLTHVTRSLRHRDPERAIVAAGAVVPDWSGGTRLADGLRAFLDRWGRRGMARGAVVVVFSDGWERGEPGALAEQMRRLQALAHRVVWVNPHRGKTGYQPLQQGMAAALPYVDDFVAGHSMATFEELLEVVARA, encoded by the coding sequence ATGGCCGAGGTGCACGCGCCCGACGAGCTGCTGCTCGGCTTCGCCCGTGCGCTGCGCGCCGCCGGGGTGCCCGTCACGGCGGACCGGGAGCGCACCTACCTCGAGGCCGTCGCCGAGGTCGGCCTGCAGGACCGCGCGGCCACCTTCTGGGCGGGCCGCGCCTGCCTCTGCGGCAGCCCGGACGACCTCGAGCGCTACGACCAGGTGTATGCCGCCTGGTTCGGCGGGCGCCCCGGCGCCACCGGGACGGCGCCGCCGCGGGCGCGCCGCACGGTCACCGTGGCCGGCCTGGGCGAGTCGACGCGGTCCGGGGGCGGGCCGTCGGAGGACGAGGACGTGGTCCGGGCGCTTGCCAGCGCCACGGAGGTGCTGCGGCACCGGGACGTCGCGACCCTCAGCCCCCGGCAGCGCGCCGAGCTGCACGCCCTCTTCGCCCGGCTGCACCCGCGCTCGCCACGGCGCCGAGCGCACCGGCACGAACCGTGGCGTCGGGGCACGGTGGACGCCCGCCGGACGCTGCGGACCCAGCTGCGCCGCATGGGCGAGCCCGGCTCGGTGCGCTGGCGTCGCCGGGGGCACCGCGCCCGGCGGGTCGTGCTGCTCATCGACGTGTCCGGCTCGATGAGCCCCTACGCCGACGCCCTGCTGCGACTGGCCCACACGTACGCCGCGGCCGGGCTGGAGGTGGAGGTCTTCACCATGGGCACCCGGCTCACCCACGTCACCCGCAGCCTGCGCCACCGCGACCCCGAGCGGGCCATCGTGGCGGCGGGGGCGGTGGTGCCGGACTGGTCCGGCGGCACACGGCTGGCCGACGGGCTGCGCGCCTTCCTCGACCGGTGGGGACGCAGGGGCATGGCGCGCGGTGCGGTGGTGGTGGTGTTCAGCGACGGTTGGGAGCGCGGCGAACCGGGAGCCCTCGCCGAGCAGATGCGGCGGCTGCAGGCGCTGGCCCACCGCGTGGTGTGGGTGAACCCGCACCGGGGCAAGACCGGCTACCAGCCGCTCCAGCAGGGCATGGCGGCCGCCCTGCCCTACGTCGACGACTTCGTGGCGGGCCACTCGATGGCCACGTTCGAGGAGCTCCTGGAGGTGGTGGCTCGTGCGTGA
- a CDS encoding MoxR family ATPase, giving the protein MEPREAFSSAAELARQLGGTGYLVDDALATVTWLSLRLGRPLLLEGEPGTGKTALAEAIAQALELPLIRLQCYEGIDATQALYDWDFPRQILHLRALQAVAPESHTDVAAVEDELFADRFLLSRPVLRALREAPAVLLVDEVDRADDEFEAFLLEVLSTWQVTIPELGTITAATAPVVVLTSNRTRELHDALKRRCLYHWIDHPSLQRELAIVRSRAPEVSAHLAEQVVGVVQRLRAEEDLLKPPGVAETLDWARALHEMGTTDLDLETTAQTVGVAVKYHEDAERVRVALERIIGR; this is encoded by the coding sequence ATGGAGCCCAGGGAAGCGTTCTCGTCAGCCGCCGAGCTGGCGAGGCAGCTGGGCGGGACGGGCTACCTCGTCGACGACGCGCTCGCCACGGTGACCTGGCTGTCGCTGCGGCTCGGGCGCCCGCTGCTGCTCGAGGGCGAGCCCGGCACCGGCAAGACGGCCCTGGCCGAGGCCATCGCCCAGGCCCTCGAGCTGCCCCTGATCCGGCTCCAGTGCTACGAGGGGATCGACGCCACCCAGGCCCTCTACGACTGGGACTTCCCGCGCCAGATCCTGCACCTTCGCGCGCTGCAGGCGGTGGCGCCCGAGAGCCACACGGACGTGGCTGCGGTCGAGGACGAGCTGTTCGCCGACCGGTTCCTGCTGTCGCGGCCGGTCCTGCGGGCGCTGCGCGAGGCACCCGCGGTGCTGCTCGTCGACGAGGTGGACCGCGCCGACGACGAGTTCGAGGCCTTCCTGCTCGAGGTGCTCTCCACCTGGCAGGTCACCATCCCGGAGCTGGGCACCATCACCGCGGCGACCGCGCCCGTCGTCGTCCTGACCTCGAACCGCACCCGCGAGCTCCACGACGCCCTGAAACGCCGCTGCCTCTACCACTGGATCGACCACCCCAGCCTGCAGCGCGAGCTGGCCATCGTGCGCAGCCGCGCGCCCGAGGTGAGCGCCCACCTGGCCGAGCAGGTGGTCGGCGTCGTCCAGCGGCTGCGCGCGGAGGAGGACCTGCTCAAGCCCCCGGGCGTGGCCGAGACCCTCGACTGGGCCCGGGCGCTGCACGAGATGGGCACCACGGACCTCGACCTCGAGACGACGGCCCAGACCGTGGGCGTGGCCGTGAAGTACCACGAGGACGCCGAGCGGGTGCGGGTCGCCCTCGAGCGGATCATCGGGCGGTAG